Proteins from one Nyctibius grandis isolate bNycGra1 chromosome 2, bNycGra1.pri, whole genome shotgun sequence genomic window:
- the ALG11 gene encoding GDP-Man:Man(3)GlcNAc(2)-PP-Dol alpha-1,2-mannosyltransferase: MPCWSRPRPAKAHPFRRKGVAALSKMVAGGLCLCGLIRLLCSLLIPALFLSGILCVCLVVLLWGIRLWIQQRKKPLTSAGKDGKRPLLVAFFHPYCNAGGGGERVLWCAIRTLQKKYRNVTCVVYTGDRDATGEEIVEGAFRRFNIKLTHPVKFVFLEKRYLVEASLYPHFTLLGQSLGSVFLGWEALLKCVPDIYIDSMGYAFTLPLFKYLGGCRVGCYVHYPTISTDMLSVVRNQDTRFNNAAFITNNPLFSKFKLVYYYFFAFMYGLVGSCSDVIMVNSSWTLNHILSLWRAGACTSVVYPPCDVQTFLDIPLEEEKSTTEYSIVSVSQFRPEKDHPLQIRAFAKLLKEKRLGQQPSLKLILIGGCRHWQDEERVNNLKRLCEELGVSNYVTFRINIPFEELKRHLAEATIGLHTMWNEHFGIGVVECMAAGTVILAHNSGGPKLDIVVPYEGCITGFLAENEDSYAETMAYILSLSPEKRLEVRENARRSVHRFSDRHFEETFLLSVEPLFK, translated from the exons TGCGTTATTTCTAAGTGGAATTTTGTGTGTCTGCTTGGTGGTACTACTGTGGGGAATACGGCTCTGGatacaacaaaggaaaaaaccgTTGACCTCAGCAGGAAAAGACGGGAAGCGGCCATTGCTTGTTGCCTTTTTTCACCCATATTGCAATGCAGGTGGTGGAGGGGAGAGAGTCTTGTGGTGTGCCATAAGAACGCTCCAGAAAAA GTACAGAAACGTAACGTGTGTTGTTTACACTGGTGACAGAGATGCCACTGGAGAAGAAATAGTAGAAGGCGCTTTCAGAAGATTCAATATTAAATTAACTCATCCTGTGAAGTTTGTATTTCTAGAAAAACGCTACCTTGTGGAAGCTTCTCTTTACCCTCACTTCACTTTGCTGGGGCAAAGTTTAGGATCAGTGTTTCTTGGCTGGGAAGCTCTTCTAAAGTGTGTTCCCGATATTTATATTGACTCAATGGGTTATGCCTTCACACTTCCCCTCTTTAAATATTTAGGAGGTTGTCGTGTTGGATGCTATGTCCATTATCCCACCATCAGCACCGATATGCTTTCTGTCGTTAGGAATCAGGATACCAGGTTTAACAATGCGGCCTTCATTACAAACAATCCTCTTTTCAGCAAATTTAAACTTGTCTACTACTACTTCTTTGCTTTCATGTACGGATTGGTGGGTTCCTGCAGTGATGTGATTATGGTTAATTCTTCTTGGACGCTAAACCACATCCTTTCCctctggagagctggggctTGCACTAGCGTTGTGTATCCACCGTGCGATGTTCAGACCTTCCTGGATATTCcactggaagaggaaaagagcaCCACTGAGTATTCCATTGTTTCTGTCAGCCAGTTCAGGCCTGAAAAAGATCATCCTTTGCAAATCAGAGCCTTTGCTAAATTGCTGAAAGAGAAGCGACTGGGGCAGCAGCCCTCATTGAAGCTTATCTTAATTGGAGGCTGTCGTCACTGGCAAGATGAAGAGCGTGTAAATAACCTTAAACGTCTTTGTGAAGAGCTGGGAGTTAGTAACTATGTGACGTTCAGAATAAACATTCCTTTTGAGGAGCTAAAGAGACACCTGGCAGAGGCCACCATCGGCCTGCATACGATGTGGAACGAGCACTTCGGGATCG GAGTAGTTGAATGTATGGCAGCTGGCACAGTTATCCTGGCTCACAATTCTGGAGGCCCCAAATTAGATATCGTGGTACCCTATGAAGGATGTATTACAGGCTTCTTAGCAGAAAATGAGGACAGTTATGCTGAGACGATGGCTTATATCCTCTCTTTATCTCCTGAAAAAAGGTTAGAGGTCAGAGAAAACGCTCGTCGCTCTGTGCATAGGTTTTCTGACCGGCATTTTGAAGAGACATTCCTGCTATCTGTGGAACCATTATTTAAATAG